The proteins below are encoded in one region of Thunnus maccoyii chromosome 24, fThuMac1.1, whole genome shotgun sequence:
- the bzw1a gene encoding basic leucine zipper and W2 domain-containing protein 1-A: MNNQKQQKPTLTGQRFKTRKRDEKERFDPTQFQESIVQGLNQTGTDLEAVAKFLDASGAKLDYRRYAETLFDILVAGGMLAPGGTLSDDMTRTEFCLFTAQEDLETMQAYAQVFNKLIRRYKYLEKGFEEEIKKLLLFLKGFTESERNKLAMLTGILLANGNISASILNSLFNENLVKEGVSAAFAVKLFKSWINERDINSVAGSLRKVGMDNRLMELFPANKRSCEHFSKYFTDAGLKELSDFARNQQSIGARKELQKELQEQMSRGDPQKEIIAFTKEEMKKANLSEQAMIGIIWTSVMSSVEWNKKEELVTEQAIKHLKQYSPLLKAFTSQGLSELSLLLKIQEYCYDNIHFMKAFQKIVVLLYKADVLSEEAILKWYTEAHVAKGKSVFLEQMKKFVEWLKNAEEESESDEEEAD, translated from the exons ATGAATAATCAAAAGCAGCAAAAGCCAACGCTAACCGGCCAGCGTTTCAAAACGAGGAAAAGAG ATGAAAAGGAGAGGTTTGACCCTACTCAGTTTCAAGAAAGTATCGTACAAGGCTTGAATCAAACTGGCACTGACTTGGAAGCGGTCGCAAAGTTCCTTGATGCCTCTGGCGCCAAGCTTGACTACCGCCGGTATGCAGAGACACTCTTTGACATCCTGGTGGCCGGCGGCATGCTGG CCCCAGGCGGGACTCTGTCTGACGACATGACCCGTACTGAGTTCTGCCTCTTCACGGCACAAGAAGACCTGGAGACAATGCAAGCATATGCTCAG GTTTTTAACAAGCTGATCAGGCGTTACAAGTACCTGGAGAAGGGTTTCGAAGAGGAGATCAAGAAG TTGCTGCTGTTTCTAAAGGGGTTCACTGAGTCTGAGCGCAACAAACTGGCCATGCTGACCGGCATCCTGCTGGCCAATGGCAACATATCAGCCTCCATCCTGAACAGCCTCTTCAATGAGAACCTCGTCAAAGAGG GAGTATCTGCAGCCTTCGCTGTCAAGCTGTTCAAGTCATGGATCAATGAGAGGGACATCAACTCTGTTGCCGGCAGTCTCCGCAAAGTCGGCATGGACAACAGGCTGAtg GAACTCTTTCCTGCCAACAAACGGAGCTGCGAGCATTTTTCTAAGTACTTCACCGACGCCGGGCTAAAGGAGCTGTCCGACTTCGCCCGCAACCAGCAGTCCATCGGCGCCCGCAAAGAGCTGCAGAAGGAGCTCCAGGAGCAGATGTCCCGCGGTGACCCGCAAAAGGAG ATTATCGCCTTCACcaaggaggagatgaagaaggCCAACTTATCTGAGCAGGCCATGATTGGCATCATCTGGACCAGCGTGATGAGCTCTGTGGAGTGGAATAAGAAGGAAGAGCTGGTGACCGAACAAGCCATCAAACACTTGAAG CAATACAGCCCTCTGCTGAAAGCCTTCACCTCCCAGGGTCTGTCTGAGCTCAGCCTGCTGCTGAAGATCCAGGAGTACTGCTACGACAACATCCACTTCATGAAGGCCTTTCAGAAGATCGTGGTGCTCCTCTACAAAG CGGACGTTCTGAGCGAAGAGGCCATACTGAAGTGGTACACTGAAGCCCACGTCGCCAAGGGGAAGAGCGTTTTCCTCGAGCAAATGAAAAAATTTGTCGAGTGGCTGAAGAATGCGGAGGAAg aGTCTGAATCGGACGAAGAGGAGGCGGACTAA